The proteins below are encoded in one region of Desulfobacterales bacterium:
- a CDS encoding undecaprenyl-diphosphate phosphatase: protein MGPIQAIILGVVQGLTEFFPVSSSGHLVLFQHLFGLREPALFFDISVHVGTLLAVLVYFYKDIADLFKSVFRFSAQIFMPGTNPFPGWRHDPDLKMAGLIFVGSIPTAILGFGFHQISDQLFASLQVVGFALFFTAALLVGTRLVSAKGLDIIEFTFWGALMVGAAQGLAVIPGISRAGATIAACLMLGLNRDAAARFSFLLAIPAILGALVLNLVSGSAGWGGLSPTVIGLGVLTSAGVGYLALATLIKIVRHGQLFYFAPYCLVIGVVVLFLGG, encoded by the coding sequence GTGGGTCCGATTCAGGCCATAATTTTGGGGGTTGTCCAGGGGCTGACCGAATTTTTTCCGGTCAGCAGCTCCGGGCACCTGGTGCTTTTTCAGCACCTGTTCGGGCTGCGGGAGCCGGCGCTTTTTTTTGATATCAGCGTTCACGTGGGCACGCTTCTGGCGGTACTGGTCTACTTTTATAAAGACATCGCCGATCTTTTTAAGTCCGTGTTCCGGTTTTCTGCCCAAATTTTTATGCCGGGGACGAACCCATTTCCGGGTTGGCGGCATGATCCGGATTTAAAAATGGCCGGCCTGATTTTTGTGGGCAGTATTCCCACTGCCATCCTTGGCTTTGGCTTCCATCAGATTTCCGATCAATTGTTTGCCTCCTTGCAAGTTGTGGGCTTCGCCCTTTTTTTTACTGCGGCCCTGCTTGTGGGGACCCGGCTGGTGAGCGCGAAAGGGCTGGATATTATTGAATTTACTTTTTGGGGCGCATTGATGGTGGGTGCCGCGCAGGGCTTGGCGGTAATTCCGGGCATCTCCCGGGCCGGGGCCACCATTGCCGCATGTCTCATGCTGGGGCTTAACCGGGATGCCGCCGCCCGGTTTTCATTTCTTCTGGCCATTCCCGCAATTCTGGGGGCTCTTGTCTTAAATCTCGTTTCCGGATCCGCCGGATGGGGGGGATTATCGCCAACGGTCATTGGACTGGGGGTTCTCACCTCGGCCGGGGTGGGTTATCTGGCGCTGGCGACCCTGATTAAAATCGTCCGTCACGGCCAGCTTTTCTATTTTGCGCCTTATTGTCTGGTGATTGGTGTCGTTGTGCTTTTTCTGGGCGGATAA
- a CDS encoding mannose-1-phosphate guanylyltransferase/mannose-6-phosphate isomerase has protein sequence MIIPVILAGGSGTRLWPLSRKLYPKQMLKLTNDCTMFQNTLLRVYDVQDMAAPIVICNETHRLIVAEQLKAIGIEPSAVFLEPMGRNTAPAVAIAALKAIAIDPRSLIMILPADHLINDPDKFRQAIAAGVDYAENGSLITFGVIPDKPETGYGYIRKGAPAKTAGANPAAGDGPGYDIDEFVEKPDLETARRYLASGDYCWNSGMFMFGAAAVLDEMKRFAPDMVNACEAAFQKGAADGETIMLDAAEFEACPSDSIDYAVMEKTERGVMIPFDAGWDDLGSWAAIWSVGEKDDSGNMLSGDVLTAEVKDSLIFSTHRLVAGVGLSQQIVVETPDAVLVASMEEAQAVKHIVDQLKTKSRDEAVRHPLMHMPWGEVEIVDANPELCIRKLRLRPEEGIAFSGHPHEALSWMICAGAGRLTISSEPCEIRPPDKLTIDGDADVRLENPGSTDLVVLEVICQMAEETDHLI, from the coding sequence ATGATCATTCCGGTTATACTGGCGGGCGGCTCGGGCACGCGGCTGTGGCCGCTGTCCCGGAAGCTGTATCCGAAGCAGATGCTGAAACTGACCAACGACTGCACCATGTTTCAAAACACCCTGCTTCGGGTTTATGATGTCCAGGACATGGCCGCCCCGATTGTGATCTGCAATGAAACGCACCGGCTGATCGTGGCTGAGCAGTTAAAGGCAATCGGGATCGAACCGTCCGCCGTTTTCTTAGAGCCGATGGGCCGAAATACCGCCCCCGCCGTGGCCATTGCCGCATTAAAGGCGATCGCCATTGATCCCCGGTCTCTGATTATGATTCTGCCGGCGGATCACCTGATCAATGATCCGGACAAATTCCGTCAGGCCATTGCCGCCGGGGTGGATTATGCGGAAAACGGGTCATTGATTACATTCGGCGTGATTCCGGATAAACCGGAGACCGGATACGGCTATATCCGGAAAGGGGCGCCGGCCAAAACGGCAGGGGCCAATCCCGCGGCCGGCGATGGCCCGGGCTATGATATTGACGAGTTTGTGGAAAAACCGGATCTGGAAACCGCCCGCAGGTACCTCGCTTCCGGCGACTACTGCTGGAACAGCGGGATGTTCATGTTTGGCGCCGCTGCCGTGTTAGATGAGATGAAACGGTTTGCGCCGGATATGGTCAATGCCTGCGAGGCGGCGTTTCAAAAAGGGGCGGCAGACGGGGAGACCATCATGCTGGATGCCGCGGAATTTGAGGCGTGCCCTTCGGATTCCATTGACTATGCGGTCATGGAAAAGACCGAGCGGGGGGTGATGATCCCCTTTGATGCCGGATGGGATGACCTGGGCTCGTGGGCGGCCATTTGGTCCGTGGGAGAAAAGGATGATTCGGGCAATATGCTCTCCGGCGATGTCCTGACCGCGGAGGTGAAAGACTCCCTTATTTTTTCCACCCACCGGCTGGTGGCCGGTGTTGGGCTTTCGCAGCAGATCGTGGTGGAAACGCCGGATGCGGTCTTGGTGGCCTCTATGGAAGAGGCTCAGGCGGTCAAGCACATCGTGGATCAGCTGAAAACGAAAAGCCGCGATGAGGCGGTTCGCCACCCCCTGATGCATATGCCCTGGGGAGAGGTGGAAATCGTTGATGCAAATCCGGAACTCTGCATTCGAAAATTAAGGCTGCGCCCGGAAGAAGGGATTGCCTTTTCCGGTCACCCCCATGAGGCCCTTTCCTGGATGATCTGCGCCGGCGCCGGCCGGCTGACAATAAGTAGTGAGCCCTGCGAAATCCGGCCGCCCGATAAGCTGACCATAGATGGGGATGCCGATGTCCGGCTGGAAAATCCGGGGTCAACGGATCTGGTTGTCTTGGAGGTGATCTGCCAGATGGCCGAAGAAACGGATCATCTGATTTGA
- a CDS encoding PPC domain-containing DNA-binding protein, with protein MKYSQANHGRVFVIRLEDGDILHESIEKLAEKENIRCAALIAVGGADQGSRLVVGPESGRAEKIRPMHQVLENVHEIAGTGTLFPDDTGAPVLHMHMACGRNDATVTGCVRSGVRVWHVMEVILYELLDSHAQRIYDKATGFKLLQP; from the coding sequence ATGAAATACAGCCAGGCAAATCATGGCCGCGTTTTTGTAATCCGCCTGGAGGACGGTGATATTCTTCATGAATCCATTGAAAAGCTGGCCGAAAAGGAAAACATCCGGTGTGCCGCCCTGATTGCCGTCGGCGGAGCGGATCAGGGCTCCCGGCTGGTGGTGGGGCCGGAATCCGGCCGGGCGGAAAAGATCCGCCCCATGCATCAGGTGCTTGAAAATGTGCATGAAATTGCCGGCACCGGGACCCTGTTTCCGGATGACACCGGGGCGCCCGTTCTTCATATGCATATGGCCTGCGGCAGAAACGATGCCACGGTCACCGGATGCGTACGCTCCGGCGTGCGGGTCTGGCATGTCATGGAGGTGATACTCTATGAGCTGCTTGACTCGCATGCCCAAAGGATTTATGACAAGGCAACCGGTTTTAAGCTGTTGCAACCCTGA